A single region of the Opitutus sp. genome encodes:
- a CDS encoding NPCBM/NEW2 domain-containing protein, with amino-acid sequence MIAALFLFTAVWFGLILDEVFGLSRGDRWVRLAAGIVLGTFCAAWLLFLLAWGCGFTGGVILVGTGIMLGFNLWAWHYRGLNGAWFAALPKPNRTFWLASAVPTAVITVYFGVCVWANAEGDILFRGNTRDLAYHMGTVSAFVEQSAFPPYNPQSAGARLSYHFMANFFAAILNKGGFDLLYALKIPMVLLAFSLCTLTCHLFFTVAKTRAATLFAALLFFFGHVGVVNVLFGLLGYPSGNIPLSLGSWASIEDHVTYPYYNFLNVIIDYFQPQLPFLAGFPLAMLILVALYRKHTERSALDRTTCCLVGAVAFMPLFHMHTFLTLAPLVGLYVLSERTPRPLTRAAHRGWFARMMDRLAIEAPAPAGSAPPPAPTAPRASSGFPWSKLALLGLAAIPIGIQLAFILSQQKTAGFSGFDVAKHLDALPEIPEWLHLKRVWFWLRVAGPSLVLGLAGLGWWLLRRRGDNDEDRRGKTALLALLFIAGFYFGVINVFRFTPNWGDSNKFVLYLNVLLCLCAGRWLAQLWGKSRVLKITAVALVGLGSVVPSGIEWALRYRREPERLFSASDRMVADWIKINTPKDAVFLTANSFVHLVPALAGRRVVNGSYTRETGFADQQTEDTVARAYREADPFLITSAHVTHVMIGPEENGIYRINRAAFSRHHRLIFDQPSRGAAYTLYETRASSAELVRAKLDPADGQTYVGISELEPRSVEQSYGTLKYDRAFNLDPLSLKGHRYANGLGTHANSDLQFNLGGNYDRFEADVGVDDSQIGGAGSVQFEVWVDDRKVFQSPTLRVGDTPAKISVDTTGGSILRLVVTDAGDGDHSDHADWAEARLRRRAAPDG; translated from the coding sequence ATGATCGCCGCGCTTTTTTTATTCACCGCCGTTTGGTTCGGCCTGATCCTCGATGAGGTGTTCGGCTTGAGCCGGGGCGACCGGTGGGTACGCCTGGCCGCCGGCATCGTGCTCGGCACGTTTTGCGCGGCCTGGCTGCTGTTTTTGCTGGCTTGGGGCTGCGGCTTCACTGGCGGGGTCATCCTTGTCGGCACCGGGATCATGCTCGGGTTTAACCTCTGGGCCTGGCACTACCGCGGGCTAAATGGCGCCTGGTTCGCCGCGCTGCCTAAGCCAAATCGTACATTCTGGCTGGCGAGCGCCGTTCCCACGGCGGTGATCACCGTCTATTTTGGCGTCTGCGTGTGGGCCAACGCCGAGGGCGACATCCTGTTTCGCGGCAACACCCGCGACCTCGCGTATCACATGGGCACCGTCTCGGCCTTCGTCGAGCAGAGCGCGTTCCCCCCTTACAACCCGCAATCCGCCGGCGCCCGCCTGAGTTACCACTTCATGGCGAACTTCTTTGCCGCCATCCTCAACAAAGGCGGCTTCGACCTGCTGTACGCGTTAAAAATCCCGATGGTGCTGCTGGCGTTTTCGCTCTGCACGCTGACCTGCCACCTGTTTTTTACGGTGGCAAAAACCCGCGCTGCCACCCTGTTCGCCGCACTGCTGTTTTTCTTCGGCCACGTCGGAGTGGTTAACGTGCTCTTCGGCCTGCTCGGCTACCCCTCGGGCAACATCCCGCTCTCGCTCGGCTCCTGGGCCAGCATCGAGGACCACGTCACCTACCCCTACTACAATTTCCTCAACGTCATCATCGACTACTTCCAGCCGCAGCTGCCCTTCCTGGCAGGCTTCCCGTTGGCGATGCTGATCTTGGTCGCGCTGTACCGGAAACACACCGAGCGCTCCGCCCTCGACCGCACGACCTGTTGCCTGGTCGGCGCCGTTGCGTTCATGCCGCTGTTTCACATGCACACGTTCCTCACCCTCGCCCCGCTCGTGGGCTTGTACGTGCTAAGTGAACGCACGCCGCGCCCGCTCACACGGGCAGCACACCGCGGTTGGTTCGCGCGGATGATGGATCGGCTGGCGATCGAAGCACCCGCACCGGCCGGCAGCGCACCGCCGCCCGCACCCACCGCGCCCCGCGCCTCCTCCGGCTTCCCGTGGTCGAAGCTCGCGCTTCTGGGGCTCGCGGCGATTCCGATCGGGATACAATTGGCGTTTATCTTATCGCAGCAAAAAACCGCCGGGTTTTCCGGCTTCGACGTCGCCAAGCATCTGGACGCGTTGCCCGAAATTCCCGAATGGCTGCATCTCAAGCGCGTCTGGTTTTGGCTTCGTGTCGCCGGGCCGTCACTGGTGCTCGGGCTGGCCGGTCTCGGCTGGTGGCTGCTGCGCAGACGCGGCGACAACGACGAGGACCGGCGCGGCAAAACCGCCCTGCTCGCCCTGCTGTTCATCGCGGGCTTTTATTTTGGCGTCATCAATGTCTTCCGCTTCACCCCCAACTGGGGCGACAGCAATAAATTCGTGCTCTATCTCAACGTGCTGCTCTGCCTGTGCGCGGGGCGTTGGCTGGCGCAATTATGGGGAAAATCGAGGGTGCTTAAAATCACCGCGGTGGCGCTGGTGGGCCTCGGTTCGGTCGTGCCTTCGGGCATCGAATGGGCGCTGCGTTACCGCCGTGAGCCGGAGCGACTGTTCAGCGCCAGCGACCGCATGGTCGCCGACTGGATTAAAATCAACACGCCCAAAGACGCGGTTTTCCTCACGGCCAACTCCTTTGTTCACCTGGTTCCGGCCCTCGCCGGCCGCCGCGTGGTCAACGGCTCTTACACCCGTGAAACCGGCTTTGCCGACCAGCAAACCGAAGACACCGTGGCTCGCGCTTATCGTGAAGCCGACCCGTTTTTAATCACCTCGGCGCACGTTACCCATGTCATGATCGGCCCCGAGGAAAACGGGATCTACCGGATCAACCGCGCCGCCTTCTCCCGACACCACCGGCTCATTTTCGACCAGCCGAGTCGCGGCGCCGCCTACACCCTTTACGAAACGCGCGCGTCCAGCGCGGAGTTAGTCCGCGCCAAACTCGATCCTGCCGACGGCCAGACTTACGTGGGCATCAGCGAACTCGAACCCCGCAGCGTGGAGCAGTCCTACGGCACCTTAAAATACGACCGAGCCTTCAATCTCGATCCCCTGTCGCTCAAAGGCCACCGCTATGCCAACGGCTTGGGAACCCACGCCAACTCCGACCTGCAGTTTAATCTCGGCGGCAACTACGACCGCTTCGAGGCGGATGTCGGCGTGGACGATTCCCAGATCGGCGGGGCGGGCAGCGTGCAATTCGAGGTCTGGGTGGACGATCGCAAGGTTTTCCAGTCGCCCACCCTGCGCGTAGGCGACACCCCGGCTAAAATCAGCGTGGATACCACTGGCGGATCGATCCTGCGATTGGTGGTAACCGATGCGGGCGATGGCGACCACAGCGACCATGCCGACTGGGCCGAGGCTCGGTTACGGCGGCGCGCGGCACCGGATGGGTGA
- a CDS encoding fused MFS/spermidine synthase — translation MSVFSRLNLSPRVQENALRGTVIAAVSLASFLSFSVQPLVGKLLLPTQGGAASTWLGTMLYFQIALLLGYGWAIWLLQRRALVQVGATAALGLVAMLASRLGWAQTSEWTGVGGIVGTLSVASLPAMVLLFSTSPLLHGWLGRQNKAVPYHLYAISNAGSLLAVVLYPFTVERSIPVSDQVFYWQGILGVFVGLIGVAGFLFLRTAGADQRPEPATEKLSVGQIGFWLGLSALACVGMLGATHHIAAEIGSSPLSWVGPFGLFLLSFLVTFSGMWQPRYTQLCLGWLALSLTGFMLTKGVSPSTVDGWVAFWVLSLSASGSFFANGLLHQTRPQQRFAAFYLVLAVGGVAGGLFASFAAPVFFLRPSELLAVSCVLLIVGLLRMSTQRDPITVGVISAIALSPVLGLVLTQTRDEAAGMENVRRFRNVYGYSMLKTDQNGLILSSETTTHGTQITTNANTRRQPTLYYTESSGIGRVITETQKQKSSTTTAVVGLGAGTLAAYARPTDAVDFWDIDPKAVHLARDHFTFINDSPGRIRLLETDGRKGLETTTTDYDLIVIDAFTGDAVPPHLLTREALGIYSKRLEKRHGLLAIHVSSRYQTLFPVIAATANTLGLHALRVVTDIAHTTETTDWDCTSSQYILVGRAEQIHEALAWLPAEEDDGRVRRTVNIHDPLPPGQAVIWTDERNAALDALNLKNYLHGK, via the coding sequence ATGTCTGTTTTTTCCCGCCTTAACCTCTCACCGCGCGTTCAGGAAAACGCCTTGCGCGGCACGGTGATCGCCGCCGTTTCGCTGGCCTCCTTCCTGTCGTTTTCGGTACAGCCGCTCGTGGGCAAACTCCTGCTGCCCACCCAAGGCGGCGCCGCCTCCACCTGGCTGGGCACCATGCTGTATTTTCAAATCGCCCTGCTGCTCGGCTACGGCTGGGCGATTTGGCTGCTCCAGCGGCGGGCGCTCGTGCAGGTCGGGGCGACGGCCGCGCTGGGCTTGGTTGCGATGCTCGCCAGCCGCCTGGGCTGGGCGCAAACCAGCGAGTGGACCGGAGTGGGCGGGATCGTTGGAACGCTCTCGGTGGCCTCGTTACCCGCCATGGTTTTGCTGTTTAGCACCAGCCCGCTGCTGCACGGCTGGCTTGGCCGCCAGAACAAGGCGGTGCCTTATCACCTGTATGCGATTTCCAACGCCGGCAGCCTGCTCGCGGTGGTGCTGTACCCGTTCACCGTTGAGCGCTCCATCCCCGTCTCCGATCAGGTGTTTTACTGGCAGGGCATTTTGGGCGTTTTCGTCGGCCTGATCGGGGTGGCCGGCTTTCTGTTTTTACGCACGGCGGGGGCCGATCAGCGCCCCGAACCGGCCACCGAAAAACTCAGTGTAGGCCAGATTGGATTCTGGCTGGGGCTGAGCGCCTTGGCCTGCGTCGGCATGCTCGGGGCCACCCACCACATCGCCGCCGAGATCGGCTCCAGCCCGCTGTCGTGGGTCGGCCCGTTTGGCCTGTTTTTGCTCAGCTTCCTGGTGACGTTTTCGGGGATGTGGCAACCGCGCTACACCCAGCTTTGCCTTGGCTGGCTGGCGTTAAGCCTGACCGGATTTATGCTCACCAAAGGCGTCAGCCCAAGCACGGTGGACGGCTGGGTTGCATTCTGGGTGTTGTCACTGAGTGCCTCGGGCAGTTTTTTTGCCAACGGCCTGCTGCACCAAACCCGCCCCCAACAACGCTTCGCCGCGTTCTACCTGGTGCTCGCCGTCGGCGGTGTGGCGGGCGGCTTATTCGCCAGCTTTGCCGCTCCCGTTTTTTTCCTGCGCCCATCGGAGTTGTTGGCGGTTTCCTGCGTGCTGCTCATCGTCGGCCTACTGCGTATGTCCACCCAACGCGACCCGATCACCGTCGGGGTGATCAGCGCCATCGCGTTGTCCCCGGTGCTCGGGCTGGTGCTGACCCAAACACGCGACGAAGCGGCCGGCATGGAAAACGTGCGCCGATTCCGCAATGTTTATGGCTACTCGATGCTCAAGACCGACCAGAACGGGCTGATTTTATCGAGCGAAACCACCACCCACGGCACGCAGATTACCACCAATGCCAACACCCGCCGCCAGCCCACGCTTTACTACACGGAGAGCTCGGGCATCGGCCGGGTAATCACCGAAACCCAAAAGCAAAAATCATCCACCACGACCGCCGTGGTTGGGCTTGGCGCGGGAACCTTGGCCGCCTACGCCCGGCCTACCGACGCAGTGGATTTTTGGGACATTGACCCGAAGGCCGTCCACCTGGCGCGGGACCATTTCACGTTTATCAACGACTCGCCCGGCCGTATTCGCCTTTTGGAAACTGATGGGCGCAAAGGGTTGGAAACGACCACGACCGACTACGATCTGATCGTGATCGATGCGTTCACCGGTGACGCCGTGCCGCCCCACCTGCTCACTCGCGAGGCGTTGGGCATTTACTCCAAGCGGCTCGAAAAACGCCACGGCCTGCTCGCGATCCACGTTTCCAGCCGCTACCAAACCCTGTTCCCCGTCATCGCCGCCACCGCGAACACCCTTGGCTTGCACGCGCTGCGGGTGGTCACGGACATCGCCCACACCACCGAGACGACGGACTGGGACTGCACCAGCTCCCAATACATTCTGGTCGGGCGCGCCGAACAGATTCATGAGGCGTTGGCTTGGCTGCCAGCTGAAGAGGACGACGGCCGGGTACGGCGCACGGTTAACATCCACGACCCGTTACCACCCGGGCAGGCCGTGATCTGGACCGACGAACGCAACGCGGCACTCGACGCCCTCAACCTGAAAAACTACCTGCACGGCAAATGA
- a CDS encoding radical SAM protein yields the protein MSGVYSWSRFAGRTLAAAVGHEGAPTKLIFVVTKRCHSRCVYCDIWKVKDTPGGLDNELSLAEVRSLAKANPFLQWIDFTGGEPTDRPDFVEVIQAFAEACPDLLLVHFPTNGIATKRIHETVAQLRQTVRARLIVTVSIDGPPALNDRLRGIRNDFAHAIDTFAAVRREIGAENTYVGMTLHGHKASCGRTSSELVEDTFAAINTALVERGEAPIDWGTFHLNIPHFSQHYYGNQANRADETFGGAEHRAEVAAAIEATATRAQTGASLAMRGFERIYRAEARRYLASGHTKITCSALLSTAYLSEKGEVYPCTIWDRPLGNVRSTDYALMPLITAARRDGTRRAVAEGKCPKCWTPCEAYPAIMASPIRSTLALITGS from the coding sequence ATGAGCGGAGTGTATTCCTGGAGTCGTTTTGCGGGGCGCACCCTGGCCGCGGCCGTCGGCCACGAAGGGGCGCCCACCAAGCTGATCTTTGTCGTCACCAAGCGCTGCCACTCGCGCTGCGTGTACTGCGACATCTGGAAGGTCAAAGACACCCCCGGCGGTCTCGACAACGAACTCTCGCTCGCCGAGGTCCGCTCGCTCGCAAAGGCCAACCCGTTTTTGCAATGGATCGACTTCACGGGCGGCGAGCCCACCGATCGCCCCGATTTCGTTGAGGTAATCCAAGCCTTCGCCGAAGCCTGCCCCGACCTGCTGCTGGTGCATTTCCCCACCAACGGCATCGCCACCAAACGCATTCACGAAACAGTGGCCCAACTCCGCCAAACGGTGCGTGCGCGCCTGATTGTGACCGTTTCGATCGACGGCCCACCCGCGCTCAACGACCGCCTGCGCGGCATCCGCAACGATTTTGCCCACGCCATCGACACCTTTGCGGCCGTGCGCCGCGAGATCGGGGCGGAAAACACCTACGTCGGCATGACCCTGCATGGACATAAAGCCTCCTGCGGGCGCACCAGCTCGGAGCTCGTCGAGGACACCTTCGCCGCCATCAACACCGCGCTGGTCGAGCGCGGCGAGGCGCCGATTGATTGGGGCACGTTCCACCTCAACATCCCGCATTTTTCACAGCACTACTACGGCAACCAAGCCAACCGGGCCGATGAAACCTTTGGCGGGGCTGAACATCGCGCCGAGGTGGCCGCCGCGATCGAAGCGACCGCTACTCGGGCGCAAACCGGCGCCTCGCTGGCCATGCGCGGCTTTGAGCGAATCTACCGCGCCGAGGCCCGGCGTTACCTTGCCAGCGGGCACACCAAAATCACCTGTTCAGCGCTCCTCTCCACCGCCTACCTTTCGGAAAAGGGCGAAGTTTATCCGTGCACGATCTGGGACCGCCCACTTGGCAATGTCCGCAGCACCGACTACGCGCTCATGCCCCTGATCACGGCAGCGCGGCGCGACGGCACCCGGCGCGCGGTGGCCGAGGGCAAATGCCCGAAGTGCTGGACGCCCTGCGAGGCTTACCCCGCGATCATGGCTTCACCCATTCGCTCCACCCTCGCCCTCATCACCGGCAGCTAA
- a CDS encoding glycosyltransferase family 39 protein — MPTPDPELSDAPNSTVQGEPPAPPTTPAATKALARRGDWLWYGFCLLALAAAVFWAQRVVTEMTNDEQRAIVPVSTVWGMHACLTLGLTALGALLGPLGRLLGRRHLATGLGLAVLGYLACGLAPKTTRIFYDEHIYMQIGQTIAHTGRAEYARHATAEYGDFKVFAAAPNKQPNGHPYLLSWAYKLGGVSDQTSHVTIRAVVGLTAAAVYFALVLAPFALPAFTPLAAALGFVFTPLVLWWGNSVSVEPTTVGSATACFLAVCLHARLRNLDTGESSPLTGLLVAATAAFAAYFRPESLLIYPVAASLLWAADRRFLEDRVTWAALALSLALITPNLLHLWSVRTEDWGATDGRRFDVAFISKNLESNAGYFLQQKWYPLAGSVLALVGAGWLAVRNRWLGLSLGLWFAMSWGIFVLFYAGGYYYGASSRYALVSAIPVALLAGIGAAALIALLRPYRLALSAVGVLVGLNWVTAMSYVPTLGRESNEARADIDFCAEVAPTLPTGSLVVSIDPCIWNVLGRNAAHIDTIQPALRNEMLALVNQYPGGIYLHWDYWMNCEPQFAAVLRKLIDDTQASLFVRKNAEAVQFALFRLDTPHARKIFGGGAVIHHKSITVDEVLAGPGAVSESPTRTAPAPVTTPAAEPTP; from the coding sequence ATGCCCACACCTGATCCAGAACTCAGCGACGCGCCGAACTCCACCGTCCAAGGGGAGCCGCCCGCGCCCCCGACGACACCTGCTGCCACAAAAGCCCTGGCCCGCCGTGGTGACTGGCTCTGGTACGGATTTTGTCTGCTGGCGCTGGCGGCAGCGGTGTTTTGGGCGCAACGCGTCGTCACCGAGATGACCAACGACGAACAACGCGCCATCGTGCCGGTTTCAACCGTCTGGGGCATGCACGCCTGCCTGACACTCGGCTTGACCGCGCTCGGTGCGCTGCTCGGGCCGTTGGGACGACTGCTCGGCCGTCGCCATCTGGCGACAGGGCTGGGGCTGGCGGTACTCGGCTACCTCGCCTGCGGACTGGCACCCAAGACGACACGCATTTTTTACGACGAGCATATTTATATGCAAATCGGCCAGACAATCGCCCACACCGGACGGGCCGAGTATGCCCGCCACGCGACCGCAGAATATGGCGATTTCAAGGTCTTCGCCGCCGCACCCAATAAGCAGCCCAACGGCCACCCCTACTTACTGTCCTGGGCCTATAAACTGGGCGGCGTCTCCGACCAGACTTCGCACGTCACCATCCGCGCGGTCGTGGGCCTGACGGCGGCAGCGGTGTATTTCGCTTTGGTACTGGCGCCCTTTGCCCTGCCTGCGTTCACGCCACTCGCCGCCGCCCTGGGGTTTGTCTTCACCCCGCTCGTTCTGTGGTGGGGCAACAGCGTTTCGGTGGAGCCAACCACCGTCGGGAGCGCCACCGCCTGTTTTCTGGCGGTCTGCCTGCACGCCCGCCTGCGCAATCTCGATACCGGCGAAAGTTCGCCGCTCACCGGCCTGCTGGTGGCGGCGACCGCTGCGTTCGCGGCGTATTTCCGCCCCGAGTCGCTGCTCATTTACCCCGTGGCGGCCAGCCTGCTGTGGGCTGCCGACCGGCGCTTTCTTGAGGACCGCGTCACCTGGGCCGCGCTGGCGCTCTCGCTGGCGCTGATCACGCCGAACTTGCTCCACCTCTGGTCGGTGCGCACCGAGGATTGGGGCGCGACCGACGGCCGCCGCTTCGACGTCGCCTTCATCAGCAAAAATTTGGAGAGCAACGCGGGGTATTTTTTACAACAAAAATGGTATCCACTGGCAGGATCTGTGTTGGCGCTGGTTGGGGCGGGCTGGCTGGCGGTTCGCAACCGCTGGCTGGGGTTGAGCCTGGGGCTCTGGTTCGCGATGTCGTGGGGGATTTTCGTGCTGTTTTACGCCGGCGGTTATTATTACGGCGCCAGTTCCCGCTACGCCCTGGTTTCGGCCATTCCCGTGGCGCTGCTGGCGGGCATCGGCGCCGCAGCGTTGATCGCGTTGCTTCGGCCTTACCGGCTGGCGTTGTCCGCTGTCGGCGTGCTGGTCGGTTTGAACTGGGTAACGGCCATGAGCTACGTGCCCACGCTCGGACGTGAATCCAACGAGGCCCGCGCCGACATCGATTTTTGCGCGGAAGTGGCGCCCACGTTGCCCACCGGCTCGCTGGTGGTTTCCATCGACCCGTGCATCTGGAACGTGCTCGGGCGAAACGCCGCGCACATCGACACGATCCAACCGGCACTGCGCAACGAGATGCTCGCCTTGGTCAACCAGTACCCGGGCGGGATTTACCTGCACTGGGATTACTGGATGAACTGCGAGCCGCAATTCGCCGCCGTTTTGCGCAAGCTCATCGACGACACCCAGGCGTCCCTGTTCGTGCGCAAGAACGCCGAAGCAGTTCAGTTCGCGCTTTTCCGCCTGGATACGCCCCACGCCCGGAAGATCTTCGGCGGCGGTGCGGTGATCCACCATAAGTCGATCACCGTCGACGAAGTCCTCGCGGGGCCTGGCGCGGTTTCCGAGTCCCCCACGAGGACGGCCCCAGCACCGGTCACCACCCCCGCCGCCGAACCCACGCCATGA
- a CDS encoding glycosyltransferase family 2 protein, which translates to MDSPKPHSRPAPTIPEQSLLQFDRDERLGVALRARRMVRLGVAVPADFLAQIDRPDAQVTAVIPARNEEATIAAVVKECRHYAGQVIVVEGGSTDRTAEVAAAAGAQVVRDHGLGKGAALRLAVSHVTTPICVFVDADGSHDPIDIPLLVAPIKAGTADHVTGSRLLGGSDELHGGGDEFLRLAGSAFITYLINLRYGARLSDSQNGFRALRTELFKQLKLGSRHTTIEMELIMATLAAGRTLAEVPTHERPRAAGYSKISLAQPGTWLAYGWSLVTGLCRRRTRLTLPALPAA; encoded by the coding sequence GTGGATTCCCCCAAACCACACTCGCGCCCTGCCCCCACAATTCCGGAGCAGTCGCTTCTCCAATTCGACCGCGATGAGCGGCTCGGGGTCGCGCTACGAGCACGCCGGATGGTGCGTTTGGGCGTGGCCGTACCGGCGGATTTCCTCGCCCAGATTGATCGCCCCGACGCGCAGGTCACCGCCGTCATTCCGGCCCGCAACGAGGAAGCCACCATCGCCGCCGTGGTTAAAGAATGCCGGCACTACGCGGGCCAAGTGATCGTCGTCGAAGGCGGCTCGACTGATCGCACCGCAGAGGTCGCCGCCGCCGCCGGTGCCCAGGTGGTGCGTGATCACGGATTGGGCAAAGGCGCCGCGCTTCGCCTCGCCGTCTCCCATGTCACCACCCCGATCTGCGTGTTTGTCGATGCCGACGGCTCGCATGACCCCATCGACATCCCGCTGCTGGTCGCACCGATCAAAGCCGGTACGGCAGACCACGTCACCGGCTCGCGCCTGCTGGGCGGCTCCGACGAGTTGCACGGCGGCGGCGACGAATTCCTGCGCCTGGCCGGTTCGGCCTTCATCACCTACCTGATTAACCTGCGCTACGGCGCGCGCCTGTCCGACTCGCAGAACGGCTTTCGCGCCCTGCGCACCGAGCTGTTTAAACAACTGAAACTGGGCTCGCGCCACACCACCATCGAAATGGAACTGATCATGGCCACCTTGGCCGCCGGCCGCACCTTGGCCGAGGTGCCCACCCACGAACGCCCGCGCGCGGCCGGTTATTCAAAAATCTCACTCGCCCAACCCGGCACCTGGCTCGCCTACGGCTGGAGCTTGGTGACCGGCCTGTGCCGTAGGCGCACCCGCTTGACGCTGCCTGCACTGCCCGCCGCATGA
- a CDS encoding prepilin-type N-terminal cleavage/methylation domain-containing protein, protein MNASTLRAKTKGFTLAEIMIASTIGLVVLAAIAQTFVVTFRIIHKNQVITKALTNTRLVQEHLTHELSTAISKTSLPNPTRPVMSGTAASFSYADPHTGTTVSYDYFPQITYRVPIGSVATPAGDTSSSSTSIVITQQGDMLVEAGDYLIVNDPNSGSLLKITAVSGLVGAAGNLTLSLDQSIATAQAAQGTTLKDLTTSTTLTIQRQRRYDVVLGSDGLYELRWYGSTSSTTYAVLSKNVNPDTYQLFAKVDSTTPTASVTDLPETAVKWRLSYLASAEERAPVIAGGSASYYQTNYSEGLIMPKSGNPMGTSSYTATPLTAYSGLYTTTLGTTTAGTTTAGTTTAGTTTAGTTTAGTTTAGTTTKGTTTAGTTTAGTTTAGTTTAGTTTKATTTKGTTTAGTTTAGTTTKGSTTTAGTTTKGTTTAGTTTKATTTKATTTKGTTTAGTTTKGSTTTAGTTTKATTTAGTTTKATTTKATTTKGTTTAGTTTKGSTTTAGTTTKATTTAGTTTKGTTTAATTTKGTTTAGTTTKGSTTTAGTTTAATTTAGTTTKATTTAATTTKGTTTAGTTTAGTTTAGTTTKGTTTAGTTTKGTTTMGTTTISFDG, encoded by the coding sequence CCAACACCCGCTTGGTGCAAGAACACCTCACCCACGAGCTGTCCACGGCGATCAGCAAAACCTCTCTGCCCAACCCGACTCGGCCCGTCATGTCGGGCACCGCGGCTTCCTTCAGCTACGCCGATCCCCACACCGGCACCACCGTCAGCTACGACTATTTCCCGCAAATCACCTACCGTGTTCCAATCGGCTCGGTCGCCACACCGGCAGGGGACACCTCCAGCAGTAGCACCAGTATCGTTATTACCCAGCAGGGCGACATGCTGGTCGAAGCGGGCGATTACCTCATCGTCAACGACCCCAACTCAGGCAGCCTGCTCAAAATCACCGCAGTTAGCGGCTTGGTCGGTGCAGCAGGCAACCTCACCTTGAGCCTAGACCAGAGTATCGCCACTGCCCAAGCCGCCCAAGGGACCACCCTGAAAGACCTAACCACGAGCACCACGCTAACCATACAGCGGCAGCGCCGCTACGATGTCGTGCTCGGCAGTGACGGGCTTTATGAGTTGCGCTGGTACGGTAGCACTTCGAGCACCACCTACGCCGTACTTTCAAAAAACGTAAACCCCGACACCTACCAGTTGTTTGCCAAGGTGGATTCCACGACGCCCACGGCCTCCGTCACGGATTTGCCGGAGACGGCGGTCAAATGGCGGCTCTCCTACCTAGCTTCGGCCGAGGAACGTGCGCCGGTGATCGCGGGAGGCAGTGCGAGTTATTATCAAACCAATTATTCCGAGGGCCTGATTATGCCCAAGTCGGGTAACCCGATGGGCACATCCTCCTACACCGCCACCCCATTAACCGCCTATTCAGGCCTTTATACGACGACCCTGGGCACTACGACGGCGGGCACCACCACAGCCGGCACCACCACGGCCGGCACTACGACGGCGGGCACCACCACCGCTGGCACCACCACCGCCGGTACCACCACCAAGGGCACCACCACGGCTGGCACCACCACCGCCGGCACCACTACGGCCGGCACCACCACGGCCGGCACCACCACCAAGGCCACCACCACCAAAGGTACCACCACGGCTGGCACCACCACGGCTGGCACCACCACCAAGGGTTCCACCACCACCGCAGGTACCACCACCAAGGGTACTACTACGGCGGGCACCACCACCAAGGCCACCACCACCAAAGCCACCACCACCAAAGGTACCACCACGGCCGGCACCACCACCAAGGGTTCCACCACCACTGCGGGCACCACCACCAAAGCGACCACCACCGCCGGCACCACCACCAAGGCCACCACCACCAAAGCCACCACCACCAAAGGTACCACCACGGCCGGCACCACCACCAAGGGTTCCACCACCACTGCGGGCACCACCACCAAAGCGACCACCACCGCCGGCACCACCACCAAGGGCACCACCACCGCTGCCACCACCACCAAAGGTACCACCACGGCCGGCACCACCACCAAGGGTTCCACCACCACCGCAGGTACCACCACCGCCGCCACCACTACGGCTGGCACCACCACCAAGGCCACCACCACCGCTGCCACCACCACCAAAGGCACCACCACTGCGGGGACCACCACTGCTGGCACCACCACTGCTGGCACCACCACCAAGGGCACAACGACAGCGGGGACCACCACCAAGGGCACCACCACCATGGGTACCACCACCATTAGTTTTGACGGTTGA